In one window of Bemisia tabaci chromosome 6, PGI_BMITA_v3 DNA:
- the LOC109042415 gene encoding uncharacterized protein, translating to MSYPYKAPSMAEIFPLSYQQPKSSKNFIKENIRKVKGVKSKTSETGSRMSVDSSCKGFPPFKSAVRPRGEFGSQSFDSLRKPLIEKQKLTKHAEQLIEKTRSEICSKISSASTRKNYSDKECQTYEMENLRIGDQDKPASAASSARSIGLQTDILENINKTDNFRTAPSTKIKSPRSKKKNLCGVKSSDETLKTNRSSNNLPSKNSIPESYQRGTIPKYIQEKKLQKEQEEMEKKKMAQMLGTDDPDCPPGHVRLPDDKRKETLQLIKNKYDQLLLELNGLPVRSDSYRIKKHRTFLEKELEKMEAGLKTFSREKLFVKIAP from the exons ATGAGTTATCCCTACAAGGCACCTAGCATGGCAGAAATTTTCCCATTGTCATACC AGCAACCgaagagttcaaaaaattttatcaaggaaaatatcagaaaagtGAAAGGAGTCAAAAGTAAAACTAGTGAAACTGGCTCTAGGATGTCGGTGGATTCCAGCTGCAAAGGATTTCCACCATTTAAATCTGCT GTACGGCCCAGAGGCGAATTCGGCAGCCAGTCTTTCGATTCTTTGCGAAAACCTCTCATTGAAAAACAGAAGCTGACAAAACATGCTGAACAACTAATTGAGAAAACCCGCTcggaaatttgctcaaaaatttcctCAGCTAGTACTCGCAAAAATTATTCTGATAAAG aATGTCAAACAtatgaaatggaaaatttacGAATAGGCGATCAAGACAAACCTGCATCAGCAGCCAGCTCAGCACGGAGCATAGGTTTACAGACAGATATTCTGGAAAATATTAACAAGACTGATAACTTTAGGACGGCCCCTAGTACCAAGATAAAATCACCTCGCTCTAAAAAAAAG aaCTTGTGTGGAGTAAAGTCGAGTGATGAAACCCTAAAGACCAATCGTTCTTCAAATAATTTACCATCTAAGAATAGCATACCTGAATCTTATCAAAGAGGAACCATACCAAA GTATATacaggagaaaaaattacaaaaagagcAAGAAGAAatggagaagaagaaaatggcGCAAATGCTAGGAACCGATGATCCTGACTGTCCTCCAGGCCACGTTAGACTGCCAGATGATAAACGGAAAGAAACTCttcaattaattaaaaaca AATATGATCAGTTATTACTTGAATTAAACGGACTACCTGTGAGATCGGATTCTTACAGGATTAAGAAACACAGGACATTCTTGGAAAAGGAGCTGGAGAAAATGGAAGCTGGACTgaaaacattttctcgtgaaaagttatttgtaaaaatagcTCCATAA